One Epidermidibacterium keratini DNA segment encodes these proteins:
- the rpsM gene encoding 30S ribosomal protein S13 — MARISGVDLPREKRTVIALTYIYGVGRTSSEQALEATGVDGNIRVKDLSDEDLVKLRDWIDNNLQVEGDLRREVQADIRRKMEIGCYQGIRHRRGLPVHGQRTRTNARTRKGPKKTISGKKKK; from the coding sequence ATGGCACGTATTTCCGGCGTCGACCTACCGCGCGAGAAGCGCACGGTCATCGCACTGACCTACATCTACGGCGTGGGCCGTACGTCGTCCGAGCAGGCCCTCGAGGCCACCGGCGTCGACGGCAACATCCGGGTCAAGGACCTGTCCGATGAGGATCTGGTCAAGCTGCGCGACTGGATCGACAACAACCTGCAGGTCGAAGGTGACCTTCGCCGCGAGGTGCAGGCCGACATCCGTCGCAAGATGGAGATCGGCTGCTACCAGGGCATCCGCCACCGCCGCGGCCTGCCGGTGCACGGTCAGCGCACCCGCACCAACGCGCGCACCCGCAAGGGCCCGAAGAAGACCATCTCGGGCAAGAAGAAGAAGTAG
- a CDS encoding DUF1707 SHOCT-like domain-containing protein, protein MNGGPTHEPADDQVRVGHAEREQVVQLLQASVAGGYLDLNEFEQRVSTVHESTTRGELRAVLADLPAADRSPVAPQTAPAAASTTTETINADWGTARRRGNWRVPSRLVLSGTMGTIELDLNAAELPIGDIEVDLQVSWSTVRIWLPPHMPLDLTAYEPSSWSKVKDKAGPPADPAGAALRLRGRPSVTTVVVRRGPR, encoded by the coding sequence ATGAACGGGGGTCCCACACACGAGCCGGCCGACGACCAGGTGCGCGTCGGGCATGCCGAACGTGAGCAGGTCGTGCAGCTGCTGCAGGCGAGCGTCGCGGGCGGCTATCTGGACCTCAATGAGTTCGAGCAGCGCGTCAGCACCGTGCATGAGTCCACGACCCGCGGCGAGCTGCGCGCCGTACTCGCCGACCTGCCGGCCGCCGACCGCTCGCCGGTTGCACCGCAGACGGCACCGGCCGCCGCGAGTACGACGACCGAGACCATCAACGCCGACTGGGGGACCGCGCGGCGGCGCGGGAACTGGCGGGTGCCATCGCGGCTGGTGCTCAGCGGCACGATGGGCACGATCGAGCTGGACCTGAACGCCGCCGAGCTGCCGATCGGCGACATCGAGGTCGACCTGCAGGTCAGCTGGAGCACCGTGCGGATCTGGCTGCCGCCACACATGCCCCTCGATCTCACGGCCTATGAGCCCTCCTCGTGGAGCAAGGTCAAGGACAAGGCCGGCCCTCCCGCCGATCCAGCGGGCGCGGCGCTGCGCCTTCGTGGGCGCCCGTCGGTCACCACCGTCGTCGTACGCCGCGGCCCGCGCTGA
- a CDS encoding acyl-CoA dehydrogenase family protein, with protein MSVVDQQAPLGSQYELIETDIEREVASSLRQLLGREATWQDVLARTESDEPVDRALWKRIAVDQGLAGLAVPESLGGAGASWREVGVVMEELGRACAPVPYLGSAVLSTALLLEIGADELVGQLASGERTAALAVRLTCSPATPGTLPVSVADDRLSGSVPVVADALAADVLIVPTADGVYAVEASDAVITPTVSLDMTRPLADVSFDDAPGVRLSSGDPSDALGSALTIGAAMLANEQAGVAAQSLETALAYMKQRYQFGRLIGSYQALKHRMADVYVALSQLRAAAKYAAACAGEADPDLPVATAVAQAQGSTTAVLAAQECLQMHGGQGMTWENPSHLYLKRAKADSLALGRADQYRAWLGSLVGI; from the coding sequence ATGAGTGTGGTTGACCAGCAAGCACCGCTCGGCTCGCAGTACGAGCTGATCGAGACCGATATTGAACGAGAGGTGGCCAGCAGCCTGCGGCAGCTGCTCGGTCGCGAGGCGACCTGGCAGGACGTGCTCGCCCGCACCGAGTCCGACGAGCCGGTCGACCGCGCGCTATGGAAGCGGATCGCGGTCGATCAGGGCCTGGCCGGTCTCGCCGTGCCGGAGTCGCTGGGCGGCGCCGGCGCGTCGTGGCGCGAGGTCGGAGTCGTGATGGAGGAGCTCGGCCGCGCGTGCGCACCGGTGCCGTATCTCGGCAGCGCCGTACTCTCCACCGCCTTGTTGTTGGAGATCGGCGCCGACGAGCTCGTCGGCCAGCTGGCGTCGGGGGAGCGGACGGCGGCGCTCGCCGTGCGGCTGACGTGCAGCCCCGCGACGCCCGGCACGCTTCCGGTCAGCGTCGCCGACGACCGGCTCTCCGGCTCGGTGCCGGTGGTCGCCGACGCGCTCGCGGCCGACGTACTCATCGTGCCGACCGCCGACGGGGTGTACGCCGTCGAGGCCAGCGACGCGGTCATCACCCCGACCGTCTCGCTGGACATGACCCGCCCGCTGGCCGACGTCAGCTTCGACGATGCGCCCGGCGTACGGCTGAGCTCCGGTGACCCGTCGGACGCGCTCGGCTCGGCACTGACGATCGGCGCGGCGATGCTCGCCAATGAGCAGGCCGGGGTCGCGGCGCAGTCGCTGGAGACGGCGCTGGCGTATATGAAGCAGCGCTACCAGTTCGGGCGGCTGATCGGCTCCTACCAGGCGCTCAAGCACCGGATGGCCGACGTGTACGTCGCGTTGAGCCAGCTGCGCGCCGCCGCCAAGTACGCCGCCGCGTGCGCCGGGGAAGCCGACCCGGATCTGCCGGTGGCCACCGCGGTTGCGCAGGCGCAGGGCTCGACGACCGCCGTACTCGCCGCGCAGGAGTGCCTGCAGATGCACGGCGGGCAGGGCATGACGTGGGAGAACCCGTCGCACCTGTATCTCAAGCGCGCCAAGGCCGACTCGCTCGCGCTCGGCCGTGCCGACCAGTACCGCGCCTGGCTCGGCTCGCTCGTCGGCATCTAG
- the rpmJ gene encoding 50S ribosomal protein L36, translating into MKVNPSVKKICDKCKVIRRHGRVMVICENLRHKQRQG; encoded by the coding sequence GTGAAGGTCAACCCCAGCGTCAAGAAGATCTGCGACAAGTGCAAGGTCATTCGTCGCCACGGACGCGTCATGGTGATCTGCGAGAACCTGCGCCACAAGCAGCGCCAGGGCTAG
- the cydC gene encoding thiol reductant ABC exporter subunit CydC, with translation MISDVARLIRLARPARTRLIGAILLAAGATGAAVALLAVSGWLIARASFEPPVLHLMVAVVAVRFFGISRGVLRYAERLVGHDAAFTALATVRQRLYAQLERLAPIGRLWRRGDLLDRLVADVDAVPNVLTRAVVPAVSGVLVMAAAVIAATIILPSAGAVLATALVIGAILGPWTVARADQRESAQLRDVQARRADLIAETVLAASDPGLAEIGPGRLAAVADLDVAEARLVRRAARRAGVANAATMLSLTAASAVIWWLGSGATQAGTLAAENATLLVLLPLGLLEVSGAMQPAVAAAAQAAASARRIFGVLDTPAERARPGAEVPAEPWPIVLRDAALTWPGADEPSVRDVDLHLAPGRRIAIAGPSGSGKSTVLAGLMEYADVTGGDYLVAGAPHAEYAADTVRSIYAWCDQQAHLFDTTIAENVRLSRPGASDEQIAAALDAARLSDWIASLPHGAETMVGQFGVRVSGGQRQRIGLARALLADRPVLLADEPTASLDRETADRLMRDLLAASGDRALVVVTHDRRYLGDFDVVLDLEATQLLAR, from the coding sequence ATGATCAGCGATGTCGCGCGTCTCATCCGGCTGGCGCGGCCAGCGCGCACCCGGCTCATCGGCGCGATCCTGCTGGCTGCCGGCGCCACCGGCGCGGCGGTCGCGCTCCTCGCGGTCTCCGGGTGGCTAATTGCGCGGGCTTCCTTCGAACCCCCCGTGCTGCACCTGATGGTCGCCGTCGTCGCCGTGCGCTTCTTCGGGATCAGCCGCGGCGTGCTGCGGTACGCCGAACGTCTGGTCGGCCACGACGCCGCGTTTACCGCGCTCGCCACCGTGCGTCAACGCCTCTATGCGCAGCTGGAGCGGCTCGCACCGATAGGCCGGCTATGGCGCCGCGGCGACCTGCTTGATCGCCTGGTTGCCGATGTCGATGCCGTCCCGAACGTGCTCACCCGCGCGGTCGTGCCCGCTGTCTCCGGCGTCCTCGTTATGGCCGCTGCTGTCATCGCCGCCACCATCATCTTGCCGTCGGCTGGAGCGGTGCTCGCGACTGCGCTTGTTATTGGCGCGATTCTCGGTCCGTGGACGGTGGCGCGCGCTGACCAGCGCGAGTCGGCGCAGCTGCGTGACGTGCAGGCGCGCCGGGCAGACCTCATCGCCGAGACCGTCCTTGCCGCAAGCGATCCCGGGCTCGCCGAGATCGGTCCGGGCCGGCTCGCCGCAGTCGCCGATCTCGACGTTGCCGAGGCTCGCCTCGTGCGTCGCGCGGCGCGGCGGGCCGGTGTGGCAAACGCCGCCACCATGCTGTCGCTGACCGCGGCAAGCGCGGTGATCTGGTGGCTGGGCAGCGGGGCGACCCAGGCCGGCACCCTCGCGGCCGAGAACGCGACGCTGCTGGTGCTGCTGCCGCTCGGCTTGCTGGAGGTCTCGGGCGCGATGCAGCCCGCCGTGGCTGCCGCCGCTCAGGCCGCCGCAAGCGCGCGCCGGATCTTCGGCGTACTCGACACTCCGGCCGAACGAGCTCGACCCGGCGCGGAGGTGCCCGCTGAGCCGTGGCCGATCGTGCTGCGCGACGCGGCGCTGACCTGGCCCGGCGCCGACGAGCCCAGCGTGCGCGATGTCGACCTTCACCTGGCGCCCGGACGGCGCATCGCGATCGCCGGACCGTCCGGCAGCGGCAAGTCCACGGTGTTGGCCGGGTTGATGGAGTACGCCGATGTCACCGGCGGCGATTATCTGGTTGCGGGCGCCCCACATGCCGAGTACGCCGCCGACACGGTGCGCTCGATCTACGCATGGTGTGACCAGCAAGCCCACCTGTTTGACACGACGATCGCCGAAAACGTGCGGCTGTCGCGGCCCGGTGCAAGCGACGAGCAGATCGCCGCAGCCCTCGACGCGGCGCGGCTCAGCGACTGGATCGCGAGCTTGCCGCACGGCGCCGAGACGATGGTGGGACAGTTCGGCGTACGCGTCTCCGGCGGGCAGCGCCAGCGCATCGGGTTGGCCCGGGCCTTGCTCGCCGACCGCCCGGTGCTGCTCGCTGACGAGCCGACCGCGAGCCTGGACCGGGAGACCGCCGATCGGTTGATGCGTGATCTGCTGGCCGCGTCCGGTGACCGCGCCCTCGTGGTAGTCACGCACGATCGCCGCTATTTAGGCGATTTTGACGTCGTGCTCGACCTCGAGGCGACGCAGCTGCTCGCGCGATAG
- the rpsK gene encoding 30S ribosomal protein S11 yields MPPKARAGAKKVRRKEKKNIANGQAHIKSTFNNTIVSITDPTGAVISWASAGHVGFKGSRKSTPYAAQMAAENAARKAQEHGMKKVDVFVKGPGSGRETAIRSLTAAGLEVGTISDVTPQAHNGTRPKKRRRV; encoded by the coding sequence ATGCCTCCAAAAGCACGCGCGGGCGCCAAGAAGGTGCGCCGCAAGGAAAAGAAGAACATCGCCAACGGGCAGGCTCACATCAAGAGCACGTTCAACAACACGATCGTCTCGATCACCGACCCGACCGGCGCCGTGATCTCGTGGGCCTCGGCCGGCCACGTCGGCTTCAAGGGCTCGCGTAAGTCCACGCCGTACGCCGCCCAGATGGCCGCCGAGAACGCTGCCCGCAAGGCGCAGGAGCACGGCATGAAGAAGGTCGACGTATTCGTCAAGGGACCGGGCTCGGGCCGCGAGACCGCGATCCGTTCGCTCACCGCCGCGGGCCTCGAGGTCGGCACGATCTCCGACGTGACGCCGCAGGCGCACAACGGCACCCGCCCCAAGAAGCGCCGCCGCGTCTAG
- the infA gene encoding translation initiation factor IF-1, translated as MAKKDGAIEVEGKVVEPLPNAMFRVELENGHLVLAHISGKMRQHYIRILPEDRVVVELSPYDLTRGRIVYRYK; from the coding sequence ATGGCGAAAAAAGACGGCGCTATCGAGGTCGAAGGCAAGGTTGTCGAGCCGCTGCCCAACGCGATGTTTCGCGTTGAGCTAGAAAACGGGCACCTGGTCCTGGCACACATCTCGGGCAAGATGCGCCAGCACTACATCCGCATCCTCCCCGAGGACCGCGTGGTCGTAGAGCTGTCGCCGTACGACCTGACCCGCGGACGCATCGTCTACCGCTACAAGTAA
- a CDS encoding response regulator transcription factor, with protein MSSTADGSPSRDLRVLLVDERPVVRLGLGAVLHDDPHISTVHEAGSLPAAIALLETCDIDVVIASNDVTDPVTANDRFCALAAHAGTARIVCLGRLGGFTPPKCGRIVMIPESALTSRIRDVVDDPDGELQAQAFACGRTADCPTRHTHQNEAPELTGQEARVFALLLDGESNKAIARRLGLSEKTVKNYVTRIFLKVGVTSRAAAIATMRIR; from the coding sequence GTGAGCAGCACAGCCGACGGTAGTCCGAGTCGGGATCTTCGCGTCCTTCTCGTCGACGAGCGGCCGGTGGTGCGCCTGGGGCTCGGCGCGGTGCTGCACGACGACCCGCACATCAGCACGGTCCATGAGGCTGGCTCTCTACCCGCTGCCATTGCCCTCCTGGAGACGTGCGACATCGACGTCGTCATCGCCTCCAACGACGTCACCGACCCCGTGACGGCCAACGACCGCTTCTGCGCCCTCGCCGCCCACGCGGGCACGGCACGCATCGTGTGCCTCGGACGCCTCGGTGGGTTCACTCCGCCGAAGTGCGGGCGGATCGTGATGATCCCTGAGTCGGCACTGACCTCCCGCATCCGCGACGTCGTCGACGATCCCGACGGCGAGCTGCAGGCACAGGCCTTTGCCTGCGGGCGTACGGCGGACTGCCCCACGCGCCATACCCACCAAAACGAAGCGCCCGAGCTCACCGGGCAGGAGGCGCGGGTCTTCGCGCTGCTGCTGGACGGAGAGTCCAACAAGGCCATTGCCCGTCGACTCGGGCTCTCGGAGAAGACCGTGAAGAACTACGTCACCCGGATCTTCCTCAAGGTCGGAGTGACCTCACGTGCCGCGGCCATCGCCACCATGCGCATCCGCTGA
- the rpsD gene encoding 30S ribosomal protein S4, protein MARYTGPVTRISRRLGVDLVGDDKSFDRRPYPPGQHGRNRIKQSEYLSQMQEKQKAKYSYGVLEKQFRRYYEEAVRRQGKTGDNLLQILESRLDNVIYRAGIARTRRQARQMVSHAHFTVNGQKVNIPSYRVSPYDIIEVKAKSLSTTPFEIAKATMGERPVPAWLHVNPNTLQVLVHQLPERAQIEIPVQEQLIVELYSK, encoded by the coding sequence ATGGCACGTTACACAGGTCCCGTGACCCGCATCTCCCGTCGTCTGGGCGTCGACCTCGTCGGCGATGACAAGTCCTTCGACCGCCGTCCCTACCCGCCGGGTCAGCACGGACGCAACCGCATCAAGCAGAGCGAGTACCTCTCGCAGATGCAGGAGAAGCAGAAGGCCAAGTACTCGTACGGCGTACTGGAGAAGCAGTTCCGTCGCTACTACGAAGAGGCCGTTCGTCGCCAGGGCAAGACCGGCGACAACCTGCTGCAGATCCTCGAGTCGCGGCTGGACAACGTCATCTACCGCGCCGGCATCGCACGCACGCGTCGCCAGGCTCGCCAGATGGTCTCGCACGCGCACTTCACGGTAAACGGGCAGAAGGTCAACATCCCGAGCTACCGCGTCAGCCCGTACGACATCATCGAGGTCAAGGCCAAGTCGCTGTCGACCACGCCGTTCGAGATCGCCAAGGCGACCATGGGCGAGCGCCCGGTTCCGGCCTGGCTGCACGTCAACCCGAACACGCTGCAGGTGCTCGTGCACCAGCTGCCCGAGCGCGCTCAGATCGAGATCCCGGTCCAGGAGCAGCTCATCGTCGAGCTCTACTCGAAGTAG
- a CDS encoding NUDIX hydrolase, with amino-acid sequence MSEPSSSSEVTPVIRQRVGAYGVLTREYAGARQLLLTRISPWDYGAGMWTLPGGGIDHGEHPDDGVRREFEEETSLRVHPVRPAVVTSLHVTDYNRAGVLEDFQGIGIVYFVEAEPGQDLDDLQILEQDSSTDAVEWINIDALGKTDRVLTNVAKAALTLLTAAPSAMR; translated from the coding sequence GTGTCTGAGCCGAGCTCCTCGTCCGAAGTCACGCCGGTGATCCGCCAGCGGGTCGGGGCGTACGGCGTACTCACCCGAGAGTACGCCGGTGCCCGTCAGCTGCTGCTCACCCGAATCTCGCCGTGGGACTACGGCGCCGGCATGTGGACGCTGCCCGGAGGCGGGATCGACCACGGCGAGCATCCCGACGACGGCGTGCGCCGCGAGTTCGAGGAGGAGACCTCGCTGCGGGTGCACCCCGTCCGGCCCGCGGTCGTCACCAGCCTGCACGTCACCGACTACAACCGCGCCGGGGTGCTGGAGGACTTCCAAGGCATCGGGATCGTCTACTTCGTCGAGGCCGAGCCCGGGCAGGATCTCGACGACCTGCAGATTCTGGAGCAGGACTCCTCCACCGACGCCGTCGAGTGGATAAATATCGACGCTTTGGGTAAGACGGACCGCGTCTTGACCAACGTGGCCAAGGCAGCGCTCACGCTACTCACAGCCGCCCCGAGCGCCATGCGATAA
- a CDS encoding DNA-directed RNA polymerase subunit alpha, whose protein sequence is MLISQRPTVSEETVDERRSKFIIEPLEPGFGYTLGNSLRRTLLSSIPGAAITSIKIDGVLHEFQTVEGVKEDVTELILNLKDLVVSSEEDEPVTIVLRKQGPGEATAGDIQAPAGVTVHNPDLKIATINKKGQLEIELTIERGRGYVPAPQNKQQGQEIGRIPVDSIYSPVLKVSYNVEATRVEQRTDFDRLVVDVETKASMAPRDAIASAGRTLVELFGLFHELNVDAEGIEVGPSPSEAADLASYTMPIEDMDLTVRSFNCLKREGIHTVGELVSRTESDLLDIRNFGQKSIDEVKLKLHSMGLGLKDGAPFDPAQLAGMYDDEFDTGFSSVDSRPAGQSSDEQDYAETEEL, encoded by the coding sequence GTGCTGATTTCGCAGCGTCCTACCGTCTCCGAAGAGACCGTCGACGAGCGCCGCTCGAAGTTCATCATCGAGCCGCTGGAGCCGGGCTTCGGATACACCCTCGGCAACTCGCTTCGCCGTACGCTGCTGTCGTCCATCCCGGGCGCGGCCATCACCAGCATCAAGATCGACGGCGTACTCCACGAGTTCCAGACCGTCGAAGGCGTCAAGGAAGACGTCACCGAGCTGATCCTCAACCTCAAGGACCTTGTCGTCTCCTCCGAGGAAGACGAGCCGGTCACCATCGTGCTGCGCAAGCAGGGCCCTGGTGAGGCGACCGCCGGTGACATCCAGGCTCCGGCCGGCGTCACCGTCCACAACCCCGACCTGAAGATCGCCACGATCAACAAGAAGGGGCAGCTGGAGATCGAGCTGACCATCGAGCGCGGCCGCGGCTACGTGCCGGCCCCGCAGAACAAGCAGCAGGGCCAGGAGATCGGCCGCATCCCGGTTGACTCCATCTACAGCCCGGTGCTGAAGGTCAGCTACAACGTCGAGGCGACCCGCGTCGAGCAGCGCACCGACTTCGACCGCCTCGTGGTCGACGTCGAGACCAAGGCCTCCATGGCCCCGCGCGATGCGATCGCGTCGGCCGGGCGCACCCTGGTCGAGCTGTTCGGGCTGTTCCACGAGCTGAACGTCGATGCCGAGGGCATCGAGGTCGGCCCGTCGCCGTCCGAGGCTGCAGACCTGGCGTCGTACACCATGCCCATCGAGGACATGGACCTGACGGTTCGCTCGTTCAACTGCCTCAAGCGCGAGGGCATCCACACGGTCGGCGAGCTCGTCTCGCGCACCGAGTCGGACCTGCTCGACATCCGCAACTTCGGCCAGAAGTCGATCGACGAGGTCAAGCTCAAGCTGCACAGCATGGGCCTGGGCCTGAAGGACGGCGCGCCGTTCGATCCCGCGCAGCTCGCCGGGATGTACGACGACGAGTTCGACACCGGCTTCAGCTCGGTCGACTCCCGCCCGGCCGGGCAGAGCAGCGACGAGCAGGACTACGCCGAGACCGAAGAGCTCTAA
- a CDS encoding acyl-CoA dehydrogenase family protein codes for MTAPPTAERSQQARRLAEQVREFLRDHDPQAMDPLEFLQARYDAGLAWVNFPEGLGGQGLDRSLQADVDDAFVAAGAPDNNSRINVIGLGMAAPTLLAYASDEDKKRLLRPLWTGEQVWCQMFSEPGAGSDLAGLGTSAVQQESGDWLVNGQKVWTSLAHHAAYAILVTRSDPSAVKHRGMTYFYVKMDTPGIEVRPLRQITGQAEFNEIFLDDVLIPDSQRLGQPGEGWSVAQTTLMNERVAIGGKVAHRETGAIGDAVRTWRENPDQQDPALRERLLAAWADAEALRLAQIRLGQQLAAGAPGPEGSAVKLGLTTLTQSLTGLELEMQGDDGLRYDDYAMGRPDVNARTARIPGYRFLRWKGLSIEGGTSEIMRNIISERVLGLPPEPRVDKDVPWKDLPR; via the coding sequence ATGACCGCCCCACCCACCGCCGAGCGGAGCCAGCAGGCGCGCCGGCTTGCCGAGCAGGTGCGCGAGTTTCTTCGCGACCACGACCCGCAGGCGATGGACCCGCTGGAGTTCTTGCAGGCCAGGTACGACGCCGGGCTGGCGTGGGTGAACTTCCCTGAAGGCCTCGGTGGGCAGGGCTTGGATCGCTCGCTGCAGGCCGACGTCGACGACGCTTTCGTCGCCGCCGGGGCGCCGGATAACAACTCGCGGATCAACGTGATCGGGCTCGGCATGGCCGCGCCGACGCTGCTGGCCTACGCCTCGGACGAGGACAAGAAGCGCCTGTTGCGCCCATTGTGGACCGGCGAGCAGGTGTGGTGCCAGATGTTCTCCGAGCCCGGCGCCGGCTCGGACCTCGCCGGACTAGGGACCTCCGCTGTGCAGCAGGAGAGCGGGGACTGGCTGGTCAACGGCCAGAAGGTCTGGACCTCGCTGGCCCACCACGCGGCGTACGCCATCCTCGTCACCCGCTCCGATCCGAGCGCGGTGAAGCACCGCGGGATGACCTACTTCTACGTCAAGATGGACACTCCCGGCATCGAGGTGCGCCCGTTGCGCCAGATCACCGGGCAGGCGGAGTTCAACGAGATCTTCCTCGACGACGTACTCATCCCGGACTCGCAACGACTGGGCCAGCCCGGCGAAGGCTGGTCGGTCGCGCAGACGACGCTGATGAACGAGCGGGTCGCGATCGGCGGCAAGGTAGCGCACCGCGAGACCGGCGCGATCGGCGATGCGGTCCGCACCTGGCGCGAGAACCCCGACCAGCAGGACCCAGCGCTGCGCGAGCGGCTGCTCGCCGCCTGGGCCGATGCCGAGGCGCTGCGGCTCGCGCAGATCCGCCTCGGCCAGCAGCTCGCCGCCGGAGCCCCCGGACCGGAGGGATCGGCGGTCAAGCTTGGCCTGACGACGCTGACCCAGTCGCTGACCGGCCTCGAGCTGGAGATGCAAGGTGACGACGGGCTGCGCTACGACGACTACGCGATGGGCCGTCCGGATGTCAACGCGCGGACGGCGCGCATCCCCGGCTACCGGTTCCTGCGGTGGAAGGGCCTGTCGATCGAGGGCGGTACGTCGGAGATCATGCGCAACATCATCAGCGAGCGCGTGCTCGGCCTGCCGCCGGAGCCGCGCGTCGACAAGGACGTGCCGTGGAAGGACCTGCCGCGATGA
- the rplQ gene encoding 50S ribosomal protein L17 — protein sequence MPTPTKGARLGGSASHQKLMLANLATSLFEHGRITTTEAKAKRLRPVAERLITFARRGDLHSRRIVMRTIRDKDVVHHLFAEIGPRYVERPGGYTRIIKLAPRKGDNAPMALIELVEEASDSTKVVREAEAARGTRFAKDEDAAVGASSAESTGAADATDASDAKASDDKSSDAESSDAKSSDADASDADSAQADSADTDSDSDSATDADAAKDDK from the coding sequence ATGCCCACGCCCACCAAGGGCGCCCGTCTCGGCGGCAGCGCATCGCACCAGAAGCTGATGCTGGCGAACCTCGCCACCTCGCTGTTCGAGCACGGCCGAATCACCACGACCGAAGCCAAGGCCAAGCGCCTTCGTCCGGTGGCCGAGCGTCTCATCACCTTCGCCCGCCGCGGCGATCTGCACTCGCGACGCATCGTGATGCGCACCATCCGCGACAAGGACGTCGTGCATCACCTGTTTGCCGAGATCGGCCCGCGGTACGTCGAGCGTCCGGGTGGCTACACGCGGATCATCAAGCTCGCGCCCCGCAAGGGCGACAACGCGCCGATGGCCCTCATCGAGCTCGTCGAGGAGGCCAGCGACTCCACCAAGGTCGTGCGTGAGGCCGAGGCCGCCCGCGGCACCCGCTTCGCCAAGGACGAGGATGCCGCCGTTGGCGCCAGCAGCGCCGAGTCGACCGGCGCCGCCGACGCCACCGACGCGTCTGACGCCAAGGCTTCCGATGACAAGTCTTCGGATGCCGAGTCGTCCGATGCCAAGTCCTCGGACGCCGACGCTTCGGATGCCGATTCGGCTCAGGCCGATTCGGCTGACACCGACTCCGACTCCGACTCGGCCACGGATGCCGACGCGGCTAAGGATGACAAGTAG
- a CDS encoding LCP family protein yields MPRSRLPRSRRIRILLSILVVVLGLLIADAVVLSNRITDVDVSMPAVDDDLQTWVIVGSDGRGSIPDGASQDQFGSTEQVEGERADLILVVVESDAGTRVLSIPRDMLVTVDGYPERVGLRLLDGPDALVGTLCTNFGIPADHYLQLGFGGFAALVDTLGGIEVDLPNPVRDPVAGLDLQTAGTQTIDGATALALVRSRNAEELIDGQWVPTADGITDRTSWGGLVLRALGDAVRAERWNPIALQRLAWQLTGELVTDSNTGIFELAGLDTNLGQITELPHEPPAIEVGPGQAVPLAPNEDTDSTLRELGFTAEC; encoded by the coding sequence GTGCCGCGTTCTCGCCTACCCCGTTCACGCCGCATCCGGATCCTGCTCAGCATCCTCGTGGTCGTGCTCGGGCTGCTGATCGCCGATGCCGTCGTACTCAGCAACCGGATCACCGACGTCGACGTGAGTATGCCGGCGGTCGATGACGACCTGCAGACATGGGTGATCGTCGGCTCCGACGGTCGCGGGTCGATTCCCGACGGCGCGAGCCAGGACCAGTTCGGCTCCACCGAGCAGGTCGAAGGTGAGCGCGCGGACCTCATCCTCGTCGTGGTCGAGTCCGACGCCGGCACGCGGGTCCTGAGCATCCCGCGGGACATGCTGGTGACCGTCGATGGCTATCCAGAACGAGTGGGTCTGCGGTTGCTGGACGGCCCCGACGCACTCGTCGGCACGTTGTGCACCAACTTCGGGATCCCGGCCGACCACTATCTGCAGCTCGGTTTCGGCGGGTTCGCCGCGCTCGTCGACACCCTCGGCGGCATTGAGGTCGACCTGCCCAACCCGGTGCGCGATCCGGTCGCCGGACTCGATCTGCAGACCGCGGGCACGCAGACAATCGACGGTGCCACCGCGCTGGCGCTAGTCCGCTCACGCAACGCCGAGGAGCTCATCGACGGCCAGTGGGTGCCGACCGCCGACGGCATCACCGACCGCACCTCGTGGGGCGGGCTCGTTCTTCGCGCGCTGGGCGATGCCGTACGCGCGGAACGCTGGAACCCGATCGCCCTGCAGCGACTGGCCTGGCAGCTGACCGGCGAGCTGGTGACCGACTCCAACACTGGGATTTTTGAGCTTGCCGGCCTCGATACCAACCTCGGGCAGATCACCGAGCTCCCGCACGAGCCGCCCGCGATCGAGGTCGGGCCGGGCCAGGCGGTGCCTCTCGCTCCGAACGAGGACACCGACTCCACGCTGCGTGAGCTGGGCTTCACCGCCGAGTGCTAG